The following coding sequences lie in one Candidatus Paceibacterota bacterium genomic window:
- a CDS encoding sigma-70 family RNA polymerase sigma factor, producing the protein MAKKKIKKNKARKTASKKAAKKTAKKVKNQKAKTKTRAIASPIKPADLSKMSKRQREFEIKAEKLLTRGRERGFVTYDDILREFPTVEDDVMFLDHLYDKLSTAGVDVLEGGGLLNVNQDDEALLKKYVYNRNDSNYDSIQMYLKEIGQYPLILANQEKELAKRIEAGDEEAKNLLAKANLRLVVSIAKKYVGRSPDLTLLDLIQEGNLGLFKAVDKFDWTKGYKFSTYATWWIRQSITRALADQSRTIRVPVHMVETIAKYKQVVRRLTQDLGRDPLPEEIAVEMGVDVDKIYNIEKIDQNTISLDTPVGDEGDDGKSTYGDFIADEKILSPDQDASRRILRDQVKDILNDLSEKERKILEMRHGLNDGIQHTLEEVGKTFQVTRERIRQIEAKAHEKIRQHEKALRLRNY; encoded by the coding sequence ATGGCCAAGAAAAAAATAAAAAAGAATAAAGCTCGAAAAACCGCTTCCAAAAAAGCGGCTAAAAAGACTGCCAAGAAAGTTAAAAATCAAAAGGCTAAAACGAAGACAAGAGCCATCGCTTCGCCGATTAAACCGGCTGACCTTTCCAAGATGAGCAAGCGGCAGAGAGAATTTGAGATAAAGGCGGAAAAACTTTTGACTCGAGGCCGCGAGCGTGGATTTGTTACTTACGATGATATCTTGAGAGAATTTCCGACCGTGGAAGACGATGTGATGTTTCTTGATCACCTTTACGATAAACTTAGCACCGCCGGTGTGGATGTATTGGAAGGAGGCGGACTTCTGAACGTTAATCAGGATGATGAGGCCCTTCTAAAGAAGTATGTCTACAATCGTAACGATTCAAATTACGACTCCATTCAGATGTATTTAAAAGAGATTGGTCAGTATCCGCTTATTCTGGCTAATCAGGAAAAGGAGTTGGCTAAGCGAATTGAGGCGGGGGACGAAGAAGCTAAGAATCTTTTAGCCAAGGCCAATCTTCGTCTGGTGGTTTCCATTGCCAAGAAATACGTGGGCCGCAGCCCCGATTTAACCCTTCTAGACCTCATTCAAGAGGGAAACCTGGGCTTATTTAAGGCCGTAGATAAGTTTGACTGGACGAAGGGCTATAAATTCTCAACTTACGCCACCTGGTGGATTCGCCAGTCTATTACTCGTGCTCTAGCTGATCAATCACGTACCATTCGCGTACCGGTGCATATGGTGGAAACCATCGCCAAATACAAGCAGGTAGTTCGACGACTGACTCAAGATTTGGGTCGCGACCCACTACCGGAAGAAATTGCGGTAGAGATGGGAGTGGACGTGGATAAAATTTATAATATTGAAAAGATTGATCAGAATACCATTTCTCTTGATACACCTGTGGGAGATGAAGGAGATGATGGCAAGTCTACTTATGGTGACTTTATAGCTGATGAAAAAATCCTTTCTCCGGACCAGGATGCTTCGCGCCGAATTTTGCGAGATCAAGTAAAAGATATTTTGAATGATTTGTCAGAAAAGGAACGAAAAATTCTGGAGATGCGACACGGACTAAATGATGGAATTCAACATACTCTGGAGGAAGTAGGGAAGACCTTTCAGGTAACTCGCGAGCGTATCAGACAAATTGAGGCGAAGGCTCATGAGAAGATAAGGCAGCACGAGAAAGCTTTGAGATTGAGAAATTACTAA
- the dnaG gene encoding DNA primase produces the protein MSTVEQIKDRLKIEDVVSRYLKLERAGASLKAKCPFHNEKTPSFFVSPDRGTYYCFGCGAKGDIFTFVEEFERVDFRGALKILAEIAGVEIVPERPADRQNKNEKERLFAVVEEAARFYERNLAGEEGKAAADYLLGRGLRDRTIKDWRLGFAPDAWDTLLTHLTKKGFKESEIEKAGLIKRSEKGSGFYDRFRSRIMFPIFDSSGRVIAFSSRILEKTNPLSQGSSETKEAKYVNSPETPLFNKSEVLYGYNRAKSAIRELNYAVLVEGQMDLLMMHQSGLRNTVASSGTALSDRHLKILKRSSDNVLFAYDGDPAGIKATLRSWAIALLLGMDVKIAAFPEGEDPASLLQKSPEQVKEVLKNSKHIINFYLDILIAEESDSRKLGKKIEVELLPLIRSLPSDIDQHHFLKMTSEKTNIPMDTLTDDLNKITVEEIGESQSGDYNWPENPTGFPASPSLDFRERRLWGIIFWQESLKEPQFETAELRSKIAEIFGPTELEEKLNLSPEVKADLIFEAEIHYGSHPSVKSEAEELLSYLEEDYLKDQLGKALTDLQIAEREKNPEEVERLLTLCQELSQKISAKKISLQNVTNKV, from the coding sequence TTGTCCACCGTTGAACAAATTAAAGACCGATTAAAAATCGAGGATGTAGTGTCCCGCTATTTGAAATTGGAAAGAGCCGGAGCATCTTTGAAAGCCAAATGCCCGTTTCATAACGAGAAAACTCCTTCATTTTTTGTTTCGCCTGATCGAGGTACTTATTATTGCTTCGGCTGCGGAGCCAAGGGAGACATCTTCACTTTTGTAGAAGAATTTGAAAGAGTAGATTTTCGTGGAGCTTTGAAAATTCTGGCCGAAATAGCCGGAGTGGAAATTGTGCCGGAAAGACCGGCCGATCGGCAGAACAAGAACGAAAAAGAACGGCTTTTTGCCGTCGTGGAAGAGGCCGCCAGATTCTATGAGAGGAATCTGGCGGGAGAGGAAGGGAAGGCCGCGGCCGACTACCTTCTCGGCCGCGGCCTGCGTGATCGCACTATTAAGGATTGGCGCTTAGGTTTTGCCCCCGACGCTTGGGACACTCTACTGACACACCTCACCAAAAAGGGTTTTAAAGAATCTGAAATTGAAAAAGCCGGCCTGATCAAAAGAAGCGAGAAGGGTAGTGGTTTCTACGATCGCTTCCGCAGTCGCATCATGTTTCCGATCTTCGATTCATCCGGCCGAGTAATTGCCTTTTCCAGCCGAATACTTGAAAAAACTAATCCGCTTTCGCAAGGCTCCAGCGAGACGAAGGAAGCCAAATATGTTAATAGTCCGGAAACGCCCCTCTTTAATAAGTCGGAGGTTCTCTATGGTTACAATCGAGCCAAGTCGGCTATTCGAGAATTAAATTATGCAGTGCTAGTGGAGGGCCAGATGGATCTTTTGATGATGCATCAGTCCGGTCTTCGAAACACCGTTGCTTCAAGTGGCACCGCCCTCTCAGACAGACATTTGAAAATCCTGAAGCGAAGTTCCGATAATGTCCTTTTTGCCTACGATGGCGATCCGGCCGGCATCAAGGCCACTCTTCGCTCATGGGCGATCGCTCTGCTTCTTGGAATGGATGTGAAAATTGCAGCCTTTCCGGAAGGGGAGGATCCAGCTTCACTTCTCCAGAAAAGTCCGGAGCAAGTGAAAGAAGTTTTAAAAAATTCCAAGCATATCATTAATTTCTATCTGGACATCTTAATCGCCGAAGAATCCGATTCCAGAAAATTAGGCAAAAAGATAGAAGTGGAACTCTTGCCACTTATCCGGTCTCTGCCTTCTGATATTGACCAGCATCATTTTCTGAAAATGACTTCCGAAAAAACTAATATTCCGATGGATACTTTGACGGACGATTTGAATAAGATTACGGTGGAAGAGATAGGGGAATCTCAGAGCGGCGACTATAATTGGCCGGAAAACCCTACAGGTTTTCCGGCATCGCCTTCGCTCGACTTCCGAGAGCGAAGGCTGTGGGGAATTATCTTCTGGCAGGAAAGTTTAAAAGAGCCACAGTTTGAAACGGCCGAATTGCGCAGCAAAATAGCGGAAATTTTCGGACCGACTGAATTGGAAGAGAAGCTTAATTTGTCGCCGGAAGTGAAAGCCGATCTCATATTTGAAGCTGAAATACATTACGGCTCCCATCCGTCAGTTAAAAGTGAGGCTGAAGAACTATTATCCTATTTAGAGGAGGATTATTTAAAGGATCAACTCGGCAAAGCTTTGACTGATCTGCAAATTGCTGAACGAGAAAAGAACCCCGAGGAAGTGGAAAGACTCCTAACACTTTGCCAGGAGCTTTCGCAGAAAATCTCGGCTAAAAAGATTTCCCTTCAAAATGTTACAAATAAAGTATAA
- the rpoC gene encoding DNA-directed RNA polymerase subunit beta', translated as MQRHTPVKYKHQDASTNDFDIVSIKVASPEKIKEWSYGEVTKPETMNYRTQRSEKNGLFDEKIFGPDKDYECYCGKYRGIRYKGIICEKCGVEITRSIVRRERMGHIELATPVAHIWFLRSMPSRIGLILGMSNVDLEKVVYFAGYLITKINEDQKSKLLKDLDAEYKSKVKGLQDEKSKQAVTDLLLTAKKEIESVEIGRVLDEVSYHKFSLKYGPIFEAGIGAEAIFNILKGIDLKKLYHNLEKELENATSVEKDKLLRRLSLVRSMMGAGVRPEWMFLSRIPVIPAALRPMVPLDGGRHATSDVNDLYRRVINRNNRLKKLKEINAPDVILRNEKRILQEAVDSLIDNSIRHGNTLFAGVNQAQRRPLKSLSDNLKGKRGLFRQNLLGKRVDYSGRSVIVVGPELALNQCGLPKHMALELFRPFVISELLAKELAYNIRGASRLIDDGIPEVWAILEDVIKDKYVLLNRAPTLHRLGIQAFKPVLIEGNAIQVHPLVCSAFNADFDGDMMAVHVPLGEEAQYEAREIMASDKNILKPGSGEPTVTAKLLDVVLGCYWMTKVIAGQKGEGMIFESPSSALAAHDFEKVSYRAAIKVLPSDEKKYKEFKGQLFETSVGRLLFNLILPEDYPYINKEVEKKTMAVIVNDLISRYGIDSVPPILDKIKAFGFKYATHSGVTWGIDDIKIPEGKKPIIDAAKVKSDEIVSQYNDGLLSEEEKTRKNIEIWQAAKDQLEKLIPSTFDVNGSVHDLVNSGARGSLAQITQMAGMKGLIQNSAGDIIEFPILSSSKEGLTPIEYFITTHGARKGLTDTALNTARAGYLTRRLFVVGQNIIVTENDCKTKEGIYLRKGTASGIEVALAKNIGGRVLASDVTTKRGKVLFERGHLLSKEDAESIEAEGIEEVHVRSPLTCKTLQGLCSQCYGLDLGKNKIVDLGEAVGTVAAQAIGEPGTQLTMRTFHSGGTASAGGDITQGLPRVEEVFEKRKPKNPAVVSRIDGTISEIRNNGQEKVIVVLPDIHDKGKGAKKKSEVEYTISYLRTPTVKVGDIVNKGQLLSDGSADIDELFKYAGKERAEEYVISEVKKLYELQGEAVSRKHIEVIVRQMFARVKIKEAGDTNFSVGDVVESYEFILENRLAKDKGKEEAKADSIVMGITEVSISRRSFLSAASFQHTTRVLINAAVRGSKDYLYGLMENVIIGRLIPAGSGFKGSPKYDQVKAITAESERNS; from the coding sequence ATGCAACGCCATACCCCAGTCAAATATAAACATCAAGACGCCAGCACCAACGATTTTGATATTGTTTCCATCAAAGTCGCTTCGCCGGAGAAAATTAAGGAATGGTCTTACGGAGAGGTGACTAAGCCGGAGACGATGAACTACCGAACCCAACGTTCCGAAAAGAACGGGCTCTTTGATGAGAAAATCTTTGGCCCAGACAAGGATTACGAGTGTTATTGCGGTAAATATCGCGGCATTCGATATAAAGGTATCATCTGTGAAAAGTGCGGAGTGGAAATTACTCGTTCAATTGTTCGCCGTGAGAGAATGGGTCACATTGAACTGGCTACGCCGGTGGCCCACATTTGGTTCCTGCGCAGTATGCCCTCCCGAATTGGCTTGATCCTCGGCATGAGCAATGTTGATCTAGAAAAAGTAGTTTACTTTGCCGGATATTTGATTACTAAAATTAATGAAGATCAGAAATCCAAACTTCTGAAAGATCTGGACGCCGAATATAAATCCAAAGTTAAAGGTCTGCAGGATGAAAAGTCCAAGCAAGCAGTTACCGATCTCTTACTGACCGCCAAAAAGGAGATTGAGAGTGTGGAGATAGGGCGAGTTTTGGATGAAGTTTCTTATCACAAGTTTTCTCTAAAATACGGACCGATTTTTGAAGCCGGCATCGGAGCCGAGGCCATCTTCAATATTCTGAAGGGAATCGATCTGAAAAAGCTCTATCATAATCTGGAGAAAGAACTGGAAAATGCCACCTCCGTGGAAAAGGACAAGCTTCTGCGTCGTCTTTCCTTGGTGCGATCCATGATGGGGGCCGGCGTTCGCCCGGAATGGATGTTCCTCTCCCGTATTCCGGTCATACCGGCCGCACTTCGTCCGATGGTTCCATTAGACGGAGGCCGTCATGCCACTTCCGATGTGAACGATCTTTACCGTCGAGTGATTAACCGAAACAATCGTCTGAAGAAATTAAAGGAAATCAATGCGCCGGATGTTATTTTGCGAAATGAGAAAAGAATTTTGCAGGAAGCAGTAGACTCTTTAATTGATAATTCCATTCGTCACGGCAACACTCTCTTTGCCGGTGTAAATCAGGCTCAACGCCGACCACTTAAATCTCTCTCAGACAATCTCAAAGGCAAGAGGGGACTCTTTCGCCAGAATCTTCTCGGAAAACGAGTGGATTATTCCGGCCGATCCGTTATTGTCGTTGGCCCCGAGCTGGCCCTTAATCAATGCGGTTTACCAAAGCACATGGCCTTGGAGCTCTTCCGGCCGTTTGTTATTTCGGAACTATTGGCCAAAGAGTTGGCCTACAATATTCGCGGCGCTTCGCGCCTGATTGACGACGGCATCCCGGAAGTCTGGGCTATCTTGGAAGATGTGATTAAGGACAAATACGTGCTTCTGAATCGCGCGCCGACTTTGCATCGTCTTGGTATTCAGGCTTTTAAACCCGTTCTTATTGAAGGTAATGCCATTCAAGTTCATCCGCTGGTATGTTCCGCCTTCAACGCCGACTTCGACGGAGACATGATGGCCGTTCACGTGCCGCTTGGAGAAGAAGCCCAATACGAAGCGCGTGAAATTATGGCTTCGGACAAAAATATTTTGAAACCGGGAAGCGGCGAGCCAACCGTTACGGCCAAATTACTCGATGTAGTACTCGGCTGTTACTGGATGACGAAGGTTATTGCGGGACAAAAAGGGGAGGGAATGATTTTTGAAAGTCCTTCTAGTGCTTTGGCCGCTCACGATTTTGAAAAAGTCTCGTATCGCGCTGCCATTAAAGTATTGCCTTCAGATGAAAAGAAATACAAAGAATTCAAGGGTCAGCTTTTTGAAACTTCCGTCGGGCGATTGCTTTTCAATTTGATCCTGCCCGAAGATTATCCTTACATTAATAAAGAAGTGGAAAAGAAAACCATGGCCGTTATCGTCAATGATCTGATCAGCAGATACGGCATTGATTCAGTCCCGCCGATTCTCGACAAGATCAAGGCTTTTGGCTTCAAATATGCCACGCACTCCGGAGTGACTTGGGGTATTGATGATATTAAAATTCCCGAGGGCAAGAAACCGATTATCGATGCAGCCAAAGTAAAGTCAGATGAAATTGTCAGCCAGTACAATGACGGACTTTTGTCTGAAGAGGAAAAAACTCGAAAAAATATTGAAATTTGGCAGGCAGCTAAGGATCAATTGGAAAAACTCATTCCATCCACTTTTGATGTGAATGGTTCCGTTCATGATCTGGTAAATTCCGGCGCTCGAGGATCTCTCGCCCAGATTACCCAAATGGCCGGTATGAAGGGTCTGATTCAGAACTCAGCCGGAGATATTATTGAATTTCCGATTCTTTCCTCCAGCAAAGAAGGTCTGACTCCGATTGAATACTTCATTACTACCCACGGCGCCCGCAAAGGTTTAACTGACACCGCCCTCAACACAGCCAGAGCCGGTTACCTTACCCGTCGTCTTTTCGTTGTCGGTCAAAACATTATCGTTACGGAAAATGATTGTAAAACAAAAGAAGGAATATATCTGCGCAAAGGCACCGCTTCCGGTATTGAAGTAGCCTTGGCTAAAAATATCGGCGGCCGAGTTTTGGCCAGTGACGTTACCACTAAACGCGGCAAGGTTCTCTTTGAACGAGGCCACTTACTTTCTAAAGAAGATGCGGAATCAATTGAAGCCGAAGGAATTGAAGAAGTTCATGTTCGCTCCCCACTTACCTGCAAAACTCTTCAGGGCCTCTGTTCTCAATGTTACGGACTGGACCTCGGCAAGAATAAAATAGTGGATCTTGGCGAGGCCGTCGGAACGGTAGCCGCCCAAGCCATTGGTGAGCCGGGCACCCAGCTTACTATGCGTACTTTCCACTCGGGAGGTACCGCTTCAGCCGGTGGAGACATCACTCAAGGTCTGCCTCGAGTGGAAGAAGTTTTTGAAAAGCGTAAGCCAAAAAATCCAGCCGTAGTCAGCCGAATTGATGGCACCATTTCTGAGATCCGCAACAACGGACAGGAAAAAGTGATTGTCGTTCTTCCCGATATTCACGATAAGGGCAAAGGAGCCAAAAAGAAAAGCGAAGTGGAATACACTATTAGTTATTTGCGTACGCCGACGGTCAAAGTGGGAGATATCGTCAATAAGGGCCAGCTGCTATCCGATGGATCAGCCGACATTGATGAACTCTTCAAATACGCCGGTAAGGAACGAGCCGAAGAGTACGTTATTTCCGAAGTGAAGAAACTTTACGAACTTCAGGGAGAAGCGGTTTCTCGCAAACACATTGAAGTAATCGTTCGTCAGATGTTCGCTCGAGTGAAAATCAAGGAAGCGGGCGACACTAACTTCTCCGTTGGAGATGTCGTGGAAAGTTATGAATTCATCCTGGAAAATCGACTGGCGAAGGATAAGGGTAAGGAAGAAGCCAAAGCCGATTCCATCGTCATGGGTATTACTGAAGTTTCCATCTCTCGCCGCAGCTTCCTTTCAGCCGCTTCTTTCCAGCACACCACGCGGGTTCTGATCAACGCCGCTGTTCGAGGAAGCAAGGACTATCTCTATGGATTGATGGAAAATGTCATTATCGGGCGCTTAATTCCGGCTGGTAGCGGCTTTAAAGGCAGTCCGAAGTATGATCAGGTGAAAGCCATCACGGCCGAAAGTGAAAGGAATTCCTAA
- a CDS encoding DNA-directed RNA polymerase subunit beta, with amino-acid sequence MLKEKKYFNNFKTPFAEMPNLVEAQTVSFKWLLDHGLSEIFKEFSSIKDYSEKKFELDFTGFEIDSPKNNEFYAKENRISYEAPLKVKVRLKNKVLGTTKEQEIFMADFPMMTDHGTFIINGIERVIVPQLARSFGVFFTSEELKGRIYFGAKVIPSRGAWIEIESDPDGAMYVRIDRKRKFPVTSLLRVLGAQTDSDIQALFKDNQFARPIIEATLAKDHAKVADESFIEIHKRLRDGDLATVENAKEFIKSIFSEERYDLQKVGRFRFNKRFNKPMTEKELDRHTINLDDIATTVSHIIYLNNNADASADDIDHLGSRRVRYVGELLQQKIRVGMSQIKRNIQNRMSTIDTDATLPVQFISPRPLQARIKEFFTTNQLSQFMQQENVLTELEHLRTISALGPGGLTRERAGFEVRDVHPSHYGRICPIHTPEGPNIGLVLHLSVYARINDFGMIETPYIRVKDGKITKEINYLNALEEEGFIIAHAATPYDKEGNISAEMVEVRIKSQPGEVHKNEVQYMDVASNQAFSIATSMIPFLNHDDANRALMGSNMQKQATPCIIPEAPLVATGIEETAARNTGRVVVAPEDGTISSVDAERIKFKPAKGGKEKEFTLIRFNRTNQFTAFHQRPIVSVGQKVKKGDILADSSTTDNGQIALGQNILVAFMSWSGANYEDAIILSERLVKESKFASVHIDEFVISVRDTKLGPEITTHDIPNVGEARLRNLDEDGIIRIGAEVRPGDIIVGKITPKGETQLTPEERLLRSIFGEKSRDVKDTSKRIENGKRGRVISVKVFSREKGDKLESGVIKKIHIEVAQLRSVSVGDKLAGRHGNKGVISRILPEEDMPYMADGTPVDIILTPLGVPSRMNLGQILELHLGLAANTLNYQAIVPPFGGATDVEIKEELVKAGHQPNGKMKLYDGRTGESFDQEIAVGYMYILKLHHMVEDKIHMRSIGPYSLITQQPLGGKAQGGGQRFGEMEVWALLGHGASHTLREVLTIKSDDITGRSAAFDSIVKGQKIVAPNVPASFNVLLHNLRGLSLDVELERNNEKSDE; translated from the coding sequence ATGCTTAAAGAAAAAAAATATTTTAATAATTTTAAAACCCCCTTCGCCGAAATGCCCAATCTGGTTGAGGCCCAGACTGTTTCATTTAAATGGTTGCTTGATCACGGTCTCTCCGAAATTTTTAAAGAATTTTCTTCGATTAAAGACTATTCAGAAAAAAAATTCGAACTGGATTTCACCGGCTTTGAAATCGACTCTCCTAAAAATAATGAATTTTACGCCAAGGAAAACCGCATCTCCTATGAAGCTCCTCTAAAGGTAAAAGTGCGATTAAAGAACAAAGTCCTCGGCACCACCAAAGAGCAGGAAATTTTCATGGCCGATTTCCCGATGATGACAGATCATGGCACCTTTATTATTAACGGCATTGAGCGTGTCATTGTTCCACAATTAGCCCGATCCTTCGGGGTATTTTTTACTTCAGAAGAGCTCAAAGGGCGCATTTATTTCGGGGCCAAGGTCATTCCTTCTCGCGGTGCTTGGATCGAAATCGAAAGTGATCCGGACGGAGCCATGTATGTTCGCATTGACCGCAAGCGAAAATTCCCGGTTACCTCCTTGCTACGAGTACTTGGGGCGCAAACCGACAGCGACATTCAAGCTTTATTCAAAGACAATCAATTTGCCCGACCTATCATTGAGGCCACTCTAGCCAAGGATCATGCTAAAGTCGCTGACGAATCTTTTATTGAGATTCACAAGCGACTGCGCGATGGCGATCTAGCCACGGTAGAAAATGCCAAGGAATTCATCAAGTCCATTTTTAGCGAAGAGCGTTACGACCTTCAGAAAGTTGGCCGTTTCCGCTTCAACAAGCGTTTTAATAAACCGATGACGGAAAAGGAACTGGATCGTCACACCATTAATCTGGATGATATTGCCACTACCGTTTCTCACATTATCTATTTAAATAACAATGCCGACGCTTCGGCTGACGACATTGATCATCTTGGTTCCCGCCGCGTGCGTTACGTGGGCGAACTTCTTCAGCAGAAGATTCGAGTCGGTATGTCTCAGATTAAACGAAATATTCAGAATCGAATGTCTACTATTGATACTGATGCCACTTTACCAGTTCAATTTATCTCGCCGCGACCACTCCAAGCTCGTATTAAGGAATTCTTTACTACTAACCAGCTCTCTCAATTTATGCAGCAGGAAAACGTTCTGACCGAGCTCGAACATCTTCGAACTATTTCCGCTCTTGGCCCAGGAGGACTGACTCGTGAGCGCGCCGGCTTTGAAGTGCGTGACGTGCATCCGTCTCACTACGGCCGCATCTGTCCGATCCACACTCCGGAAGGTCCAAACATTGGTTTGGTACTTCACCTTTCCGTTTACGCTCGTATCAACGATTTTGGCATGATTGAAACTCCATATATTCGAGTAAAGGACGGCAAGATCACCAAAGAAATTAATTATTTAAATGCTCTGGAAGAAGAAGGATTCATTATTGCCCACGCCGCCACGCCCTATGATAAAGAGGGCAACATCAGCGCTGAAATGGTGGAAGTGCGAATTAAGAGCCAGCCCGGAGAAGTTCATAAAAATGAGGTGCAATATATGGATGTAGCTTCAAATCAGGCCTTTTCCATTGCTACCAGTATGATTCCATTTCTAAATCACGATGACGCTAACCGAGCACTCATGGGTTCGAACATGCAGAAGCAGGCTACGCCCTGCATCATTCCGGAAGCGCCGCTGGTGGCCACCGGCATTGAAGAGACGGCTGCTCGAAACACCGGCCGCGTAGTGGTAGCGCCCGAGGACGGCACAATCTCGAGCGTCGATGCTGAACGGATTAAATTTAAACCAGCTAAAGGCGGCAAGGAAAAAGAATTCACTCTCATTCGTTTTAATCGAACTAATCAGTTTACCGCTTTTCATCAGCGACCAATTGTTTCAGTCGGGCAAAAAGTAAAGAAAGGCGACATTTTGGCCGACAGCTCTACTACTGACAATGGCCAGATCGCTTTGGGCCAAAATATTTTAGTGGCCTTCATGTCATGGTCCGGCGCCAATTACGAAGACGCCATTATTCTCTCCGAGCGACTAGTTAAGGAATCGAAATTCGCCAGCGTTCACATTGATGAATTCGTTATTAGCGTTCGGGATACCAAACTTGGTCCGGAAATTACCACTCACGATATTCCGAATGTCGGAGAAGCTCGTCTGCGCAATTTGGACGAAGATGGAATCATTCGCATTGGCGCCGAAGTGCGACCGGGCGATATTATCGTCGGTAAAATTACGCCAAAAGGAGAAACTCAATTGACTCCGGAGGAACGATTGCTACGCTCAATCTTCGGTGAAAAATCTCGTGATGTTAAAGATACTTCCAAGAGAATTGAAAACGGTAAACGAGGCCGCGTTATCAGCGTCAAAGTTTTCTCTCGCGAAAAAGGCGACAAACTGGAATCGGGCGTCATTAAAAAAATTCATATTGAAGTGGCACAACTTCGCAGCGTTTCTGTCGGTGACAAGCTGGCCGGACGCCACGGTAACAAAGGAGTAATCTCCCGCATTCTGCCGGAAGAAGATATGCCATACATGGCGGACGGTACTCCCGTTGACATAATCTTGACACCGCTTGGCGTGCCAAGCCGTATGAACTTGGGCCAGATTTTGGAACTCCACCTTGGACTAGCTGCCAACACTCTCAATTATCAGGCTATTGTGCCTCCTTTTGGAGGAGCCACTGACGTGGAAATTAAGGAGGAATTGGTCAAGGCGGGGCATCAGCCAAACGGCAAGATGAAACTTTACGACGGCCGCACCGGCGAATCATTTGATCAGGAAATTGCCGTCGGATATATGTATATTCTGAAACTTCATCACATGGTGGAAGACAAGATTCACATGCGCTCTATCGGACCCTACTCACTCATCACCCAACAGCCTCTTGGAGGAAAGGCCCAAGGTGGAGGCCAGCGATTTGGAGAAATGGAAGTCTGGGCTCTGCTTGGTCACGGCGCCTCGCACACTTTGCGGGAAGTTTTGACTATTAAATCCGACGATATTACCGGTCGATCAGCTGCCTTCGATTCCATTGTCAAAGGCCAGAAGATTGTTGCTCCGAACGTGCCGGCCTCCTTTAACGTGCTGCTTCACAACTTGCGCGGTCTTTCTCTGGATGTCGAGCTGGAGAGAAATAATGAAAAATCCGACGAATAA
- a CDS encoding MaoC/PaaZ C-terminal domain-containing protein: MNRFKTIDQMFHWLQDNHKLVLVSKPRRLSRLRILLHSLASRDFNPAHCLSSFAPHSIFHSVVSHGIGIVARAEAEFLQLLQFDKAGEWIALGIKNLSYLKPLRCGDIYEYVFEISNVRKSQKFWKMDCQVTCRSIGSEQQVIATWHWIPALVKHELPEELLEELQPKHYGWNILRSFVIEPVKSLIIIGAALGAALIIFMGPMMCLINIIRPGTFPVDITYAGTP; the protein is encoded by the coding sequence ATGAATCGATTTAAAACGATTGACCAGATGTTCCATTGGTTACAGGATAACCACAAGCTCGTCTTGGTTTCAAAACCTCGACGACTTTCGCGGCTTCGTATTTTGCTTCACTCATTGGCCAGCCGGGATTTTAACCCAGCACATTGCTTATCGAGTTTCGCTCCTCATTCTATTTTCCATTCTGTGGTTTCTCACGGAATTGGAATAGTAGCGAGAGCCGAAGCAGAGTTTCTTCAACTTCTTCAGTTTGACAAGGCTGGGGAGTGGATCGCACTTGGGATTAAGAATCTATCTTACTTAAAACCGCTTCGTTGCGGGGACATTTATGAGTATGTGTTCGAGATCTCAAATGTCCGAAAGAGCCAGAAATTTTGGAAGATGGATTGCCAAGTCACTTGCCGGAGCATCGGTTCGGAACAACAAGTGATTGCAACATGGCACTGGATTCCTGCCTTGGTTAAGCACGAACTCCCCGAAGAACTTCTGGAGGAGTTGCAACCGAAGCATTACGGTTGGAACATTCTTCGGTCCTTTGTGATAGAGCCCGTAAAGTCCTTGATCATAATCGGTGCCGCGTTAGGCGCTGCTTTGATTATTTTCATGGGTCCGATGATGTGTCTAATCAATATTATTAGGCCAGGCACCTTTCCTGTAGATATAACCTATGCAGGTACTCCATAA